The Sinomicrobium kalidii genome contains a region encoding:
- the leuS gene encoding leucine--tRNA ligase produces MKYDHNAIEAKWQQYWKENKTFEAKNPGSEGADKPKYYVLDMFPYPSGAGLHVGHPLGYIASDIYARYKRHQGFNVLHPMGYDSFGLPAEQYAIQTGQHPALTTETNIKRYREQLDKIGFSFDWSREVRTSAPDYYRWTQWIFTRLFNSWYNKGSDKAEDISTLVQKFETGGNSGVNAVCDSDTETFTAGQWQAFSEEEKQKTLLKYRLTYLAETEVNWCPALGTVLANDEIVNGVSERGGHPVVRKKMTQWSMRITAYAQRLLEGLDRIDWPQPLKDAQTNWIGRSEGAEVRFRVKDSDAEIPVFTTRPDTIFGVSFMTLAPEHELVSEITTPEQKEAVKTYIEATAKRSERERMADVKTISGVFTGAYAEHPFTKAPVPIWIGDYVLAGYGTGAVMAVPCGDQRDYDFAKHFDIPVPNIFENTDISEAAYSEKNGTVIANSEFLNGLSHEEATQKVIEKLEAIGAGQGRINYRLRDAVFSRQRYWGEPFPVYYVNGLPQMIAPEHLPVKLPEVEKYLPTESGEPPLGNAKTWAWDTEKNEVVSNDLIDHKTVFPLELNTMPGWAGSSWYFNRYMDARNEKEFASQEALGYWKDVDLYIGGSEHATGHLLYARFWQKFLFDQGLLPVDEFAKKLINQGMILGTSAFVYREKGSNTLISKNRIDYHETEPIHADVSLVNAADELDIEAFKNWRPEFKSAEFILEDGKYIVGHEVEKMSKSKYNVVNPDDICEQYGADTLRMYEMFLGPLDQAKPWNTAGITGVHGFLKKLWKLYHSGKGGTFRISDEPASKESLKTLHKTIKKVMEDIENFSFNTSVSSFMIAVNELTAQKCNSREVLEPLAIIISPYAPHIAEELWQKLGHEGSVAFAPFPEFEEKHLVESSKEYPVSFNGKMRFKMELPLDMSREDMEKAVMGHEKTQEQLQGRSPKKIIIVPGKIINIVG; encoded by the coding sequence ATGAAATACGATCACAACGCAATCGAGGCCAAATGGCAGCAGTACTGGAAAGAGAACAAGACTTTCGAGGCAAAAAATCCCGGTTCCGAAGGAGCTGACAAACCGAAATACTATGTACTCGACATGTTTCCCTATCCTTCCGGGGCAGGCTTGCATGTAGGGCATCCGCTGGGCTATATCGCCTCCGATATTTACGCGAGGTACAAGCGCCACCAGGGATTCAATGTCCTCCACCCCATGGGATACGATTCTTTCGGGCTCCCGGCAGAACAGTATGCCATACAAACCGGGCAACACCCGGCACTGACCACGGAAACCAACATCAAGCGATACCGTGAGCAACTCGACAAGATCGGCTTTTCCTTCGACTGGAGCCGTGAAGTGCGTACTTCCGCCCCCGATTATTACCGGTGGACCCAATGGATATTCACCCGGCTCTTTAACTCCTGGTACAACAAGGGTTCCGACAAAGCCGAGGATATATCCACCCTGGTACAAAAATTCGAAACCGGGGGGAATTCCGGTGTAAATGCCGTTTGTGATAGTGATACCGAAACCTTTACTGCCGGACAATGGCAGGCTTTTTCCGAAGAAGAAAAACAAAAGACACTTTTAAAATACCGCCTGACCTACCTGGCGGAAACCGAAGTCAACTGGTGCCCTGCCCTGGGGACCGTTCTGGCCAACGACGAGATTGTAAACGGCGTATCCGAACGGGGCGGTCATCCCGTAGTACGAAAAAAAATGACCCAGTGGAGCATGCGCATCACCGCCTATGCCCAACGCCTCCTCGAAGGTTTGGACCGCATTGACTGGCCGCAACCACTCAAAGATGCACAGACCAACTGGATAGGCCGGTCGGAAGGTGCCGAAGTCAGGTTCCGGGTCAAAGATTCCGATGCGGAAATCCCGGTTTTCACCACCCGGCCCGACACCATTTTCGGTGTCAGTTTTATGACCCTGGCCCCCGAACATGAACTGGTATCCGAAATCACTACCCCGGAACAAAAAGAAGCCGTAAAAACCTATATCGAAGCTACGGCTAAACGCAGCGAACGCGAACGCATGGCCGATGTAAAAACCATCTCCGGAGTTTTCACCGGGGCTTATGCCGAACACCCGTTTACCAAAGCACCCGTTCCCATATGGATAGGCGACTATGTACTGGCCGGTTACGGTACCGGCGCTGTTATGGCCGTACCCTGCGGAGACCAGCGGGATTATGATTTTGCAAAACATTTTGATATTCCCGTGCCCAACATTTTTGAGAATACGGACATTTCGGAAGCTGCTTACAGTGAAAAGAACGGAACTGTTATCGCCAATTCCGAATTCCTGAACGGGCTGTCTCACGAAGAAGCTACCCAAAAAGTCATTGAAAAACTTGAGGCCATCGGTGCCGGACAAGGCCGGATCAATTATCGCCTGCGCGATGCTGTCTTCAGCCGTCAGCGTTACTGGGGTGAACCTTTTCCCGTATATTACGTAAACGGACTGCCGCAAATGATAGCCCCGGAACACCTGCCCGTGAAACTGCCGGAGGTAGAGAAATACCTGCCTACCGAAAGCGGGGAACCACCACTGGGCAATGCAAAAACCTGGGCCTGGGACACCGAAAAAAACGAAGTGGTAAGCAACGACCTCATCGACCATAAAACCGTGTTTCCGCTGGAGCTGAATACCATGCCGGGCTGGGCCGGGAGTTCCTGGTACTTTAACCGCTATATGGATGCCCGCAATGAAAAGGAGTTTGCCTCACAGGAAGCCCTTGGCTACTGGAAAGACGTAGACCTGTATATCGGCGGAAGTGAGCACGCCACTGGCCACCTGCTCTATGCCCGTTTCTGGCAGAAATTCCTCTTTGACCAGGGATTGCTCCCGGTAGATGAATTTGCCAAAAAACTCATCAACCAGGGAATGATACTGGGAACGAGCGCTTTTGTGTACCGTGAAAAAGGATCAAACACACTTATTTCCAAAAACAGGATCGACTATCACGAAACGGAACCTATCCACGCCGATGTTTCCCTGGTCAATGCTGCGGATGAACTGGACATTGAAGCTTTTAAAAACTGGCGCCCGGAATTTAAAAGTGCCGAATTTATTCTGGAGGACGGCAAATACATTGTAGGCCATGAGGTGGAAAAAATGTCCAAGTCCAAATACAACGTAGTCAACCCGGACGACATATGCGAACAATACGGGGCCGACACGCTGCGGATGTATGAAATGTTCCTCGGGCCACTCGACCAGGCCAAACCCTGGAACACCGCCGGTATCACCGGGGTCCACGGTTTCCTGAAAAAACTGTGGAAACTGTATCATTCCGGTAAAGGAGGAACGTTCCGCATATCCGATGAACCCGCCTCCAAAGAAAGCCTTAAAACCCTTCATAAAACCATTAAAAAGGTGATGGAAGACATTGAGAATTTCTCTTTCAACACCTCCGTATCCTCCTTTATGATTGCCGTAAACGAACTAACGGCACAAAAGTGCAATAGCCGGGAAGTGCTGGAGCCCCTGGCCATTATCATTTCTCCCTACGCCCCGCATATTGCCGAGGAACTATGGCAAAAACTGGGACATGAAGGTTCCGTAGCCTTTGCTCCTTTTCCGGAATTCGAAGAAAAGCACCTCGTGGAAAGCAGCAAGGAATACCCGGTTTCCTTTAACGGTAAAATGCGCTTTAAAATGGAACTTCCCCTGGACATGAGCAGGGAAGACATGGAAAAAGCCGTGATGGGCCATGAAAAGACACAGGAACAGCTTCAGGGAAGGAGTCCGAAGAAAATTATTATCGTTCCCGGGAAGATCATTAATATTGTGGGGTAA
- the ald gene encoding alanine dehydrogenase has product MKIGVPKEIKNNENRVGITPAGVFELVKNHHTVYIQATAGEGSGFFDTDYEAVGAVILPSIEEVYAKSDMIVKVKEPIEKEYPLVRENQVVFTYFHFASSEALTTAMLESKAVCIAYETVEESDRSLPLLIPMSEVAGRMAIQQGAKYLEKPIKGRGVLLGGVPGVPPGKVLVLGAGTVGIQAAKMAAGLGAHVTILDINMKRLRYVNDIMPSHVVTEFSNEYNIRKHIKTHDLIIGGVLIPGAKAPGLITRDMLPEMRPGTVIVDVAVDQGGCIETSRPTTHENPTYIIDDVVHYCVANMPGAVPYTSTVALTNVTLPYVLQLADKGWEKACKDHTALARGVNIVNGELTYDGIAEAFGWTTVAN; this is encoded by the coding sequence ATGAAAATAGGGGTACCGAAAGAAATCAAGAACAATGAAAACAGGGTAGGGATAACACCTGCCGGGGTTTTCGAGCTCGTAAAAAATCACCATACGGTCTACATTCAAGCCACTGCCGGAGAAGGAAGTGGCTTTTTTGATACCGATTATGAAGCGGTGGGCGCTGTAATACTGCCTTCCATAGAAGAAGTCTATGCCAAAAGTGACATGATCGTAAAGGTTAAAGAGCCTATAGAAAAGGAATATCCTTTGGTCCGGGAAAACCAGGTGGTCTTTACGTATTTTCATTTTGCATCCAGTGAAGCACTGACCACGGCCATGCTCGAAAGCAAGGCCGTTTGCATTGCCTATGAAACCGTTGAAGAAAGTGACAGGAGCCTGCCGCTGCTTATCCCCATGTCTGAAGTTGCAGGCCGCATGGCCATACAGCAGGGGGCAAAATACCTGGAAAAGCCCATTAAGGGACGGGGCGTACTGCTCGGTGGTGTTCCCGGCGTACCTCCGGGCAAAGTTCTGGTCCTCGGAGCCGGAACGGTCGGCATACAGGCCGCTAAAATGGCCGCGGGGCTCGGTGCACATGTTACCATACTCGATATTAACATGAAACGCCTCCGTTACGTCAACGACATTATGCCCAGCCACGTTGTTACAGAATTCTCGAATGAATACAACATAAGAAAACACATAAAGACCCACGATCTTATTATAGGCGGAGTTTTGATCCCCGGGGCCAAGGCACCCGGTTTGATCACCAGGGACATGCTCCCGGAAATGCGCCCGGGAACCGTGATCGTAGACGTTGCCGTAGACCAGGGCGGATGTATAGAAACCTCCAGACCCACCACACATGAAAACCCCACTTATATTATAGATGACGTTGTGCACTACTGCGTGGCCAATATGCCAGGGGCAGTCCCGTATACTTCCACAGTGGCACTTACCAATGTAACCCTGCCCTATGTACTGCAACTGGCCGACAAGGGCTGGGAGAAAGCCTGTAAAGACCATACTGCCCTGGCCAGGGGAGTAAATATCGTAAACGGCGAACTGACTTACGACGGAATCGCCGAAGCTTTTGGCTGGACAACCGTTGCAAACTGA
- a CDS encoding zinc metallopeptidase, whose product MIGYYIIIGGIALISWLVSSKLKRKFKQYSEVHLRNGMSGAEIAEKMLADHGIHDVKVISTPGMLTDHYNPAKKTVNLSEGVYNQRNAAAAAVASHECGHAVQHAKAYQWLQLRSKLVPVVSVSSGMSQWLIIGGLILGIANSFGFLIAVAGLVLMSFATIFSLITLPVEYDASNRALAWLKNKNMLSPQEYKSAEDSLKWAARTYLVAAIGSLAMLLYWGLRILGSRN is encoded by the coding sequence ATGATAGGGTATTATATAATCATAGGTGGAATAGCGTTGATAAGCTGGCTGGTGAGCAGTAAGCTGAAGCGCAAGTTCAAGCAGTATTCAGAAGTACACCTGCGCAACGGCATGAGCGGGGCGGAGATCGCCGAAAAAATGCTTGCGGACCACGGCATCCACGATGTCAAAGTCATTTCCACACCCGGAATGCTGACGGACCACTATAACCCGGCCAAGAAGACCGTAAACCTCAGTGAAGGGGTGTACAATCAACGTAACGCAGCGGCGGCGGCAGTGGCCTCTCACGAATGCGGACACGCCGTACAGCACGCCAAAGCGTACCAATGGCTGCAGCTTCGATCCAAGCTGGTACCGGTAGTGAGTGTGTCTTCCGGAATGTCGCAATGGCTTATTATCGGGGGGCTGATCCTCGGGATAGCCAATAGTTTCGGGTTTCTTATTGCCGTAGCGGGGCTGGTATTGATGTCTTTTGCCACCATTTTCAGTTTAATTACCCTCCCGGTGGAATACGATGCCAGTAACAGGGCCCTGGCCTGGCTGAAAAACAAAAACATGCTGAGCCCCCAGGAATACAAAAGTGCCGAAGATTCCCTGAAATGGGCGGCAAGAACCTATCTCGTCGCCGCTATCGGTTCCCTGGCCATGTTGCTTTACTGGGGATTGCGTATCCTCGGTTCAAGAAACTAA
- a CDS encoding ferritin, whose product MKDLVRQKLSINVDVMDMLNEQIAREAHSSSIYLAMASWCDHSALNNSAHFFYEQAKEEREHMMKIFKFINDNGGMAYSPEVSNITHEYNSLEEVFESALEQEIGITKSIHNIVLKCRKVNDLTTENFLQWFIKEQMEEEQTMRNALDLFELMGTEGIALKLIDERIPGISE is encoded by the coding sequence ATGAAAGATTTAGTAAGACAAAAATTGAGTATAAACGTAGATGTAATGGACATGTTGAACGAGCAGATAGCCAGAGAGGCCCATTCGTCTTCCATATATCTGGCCATGGCTTCATGGTGTGATCATAGCGCACTGAATAACAGCGCTCATTTTTTCTACGAGCAGGCCAAAGAAGAAAGAGAACATATGATGAAAATCTTTAAATTCATCAATGACAATGGCGGCATGGCCTATTCTCCGGAAGTAAGTAACATTACACACGAGTACAATTCCCTGGAAGAGGTTTTTGAATCTGCCCTGGAGCAGGAGATCGGTATAACCAAGTCCATTCACAATATTGTATTGAAATGCAGGAAAGTGAACGATCTGACTACGGAGAACTTCTTACAGTGGTTCATTAAGGAACAGATGGAAGAAGAACAGACCATGAGGAATGCCCTTGACCTTTTTGAACTGATGGGTACCGAAGGAATTGCACTGAAACTTATTGATGAAAGGATTCCGGGGATCAGTGAGTAG
- a CDS encoding Lrp/AsnC ligand binding domain-containing protein, which produces MKIINETVEIDGIDKEILRSLMDDARKPILEIARKIGISGAAIHQRLRKLEDSGLIAGSKFMVNPKVLGYSTTAFIGIYLDKAMRNPEAVKQLREIPEVLECYYTTGNWSILIKILCKDNEHLMHLLNQKIQTIEGVSRTETFISLYQQIDRQIQL; this is translated from the coding sequence ATGAAGATTATTAACGAAACTGTAGAGATTGACGGAATAGATAAGGAAATTCTCCGCTCACTGATGGATGATGCACGTAAACCCATCCTGGAAATTGCACGGAAGATCGGGATTTCGGGGGCGGCCATCCATCAGCGCTTGCGAAAGCTGGAAGATTCCGGGCTTATTGCCGGCTCCAAGTTTATGGTAAACCCGAAGGTATTGGGGTATTCCACAACCGCCTTTATCGGGATATACCTGGACAAGGCCATGCGAAACCCGGAAGCCGTTAAACAATTACGAGAAATACCGGAGGTTCTGGAGTGTTATTACACCACGGGAAACTGGAGTATCCTTATTAAAATCCTGTGTAAGGACAATGAACACCTCATGCATTTGCTCAATCAAAAGATACAGACCATAGAAGGTGTTTCGCGTACGGAAACTTTTATTTCCCTGTACCAGCAGATCGACAGGCAAATCCAGTTATAA
- a CDS encoding saccharopine dehydrogenase family protein: protein MKNILIIGIGKSTSYLIDYLSRKAESRAITITVGDINTDNLKALQDSYGNINGIPLDIFDREQREDAVKNADLIISMLPARFHVQVARDCIAYGKHLVTASYVSEEMQALDAEVREKGLVFMNEIGLDPGIDHMSAMHVIDRIRDKGGKMLLFESFCGGLVAPESDTNLWNYKFTWNPRNVVVAGQGGAAKFIQEGTYKYIPYHKLFRRTEFLDVDGYGEFEGYANRDSLKYRKAYGLEDALTLYRGTMRRVGFSRAWNMFVQLGMTDDSYVMDDTENMSYRDFVNAFLPYSPTDSVELKMRHYLKIDQDDIMWEKLEELGLFSAERKVGLKDATPAQILQKILEESWSLEENDKDMIVMYHKFGYELDGKKSQIDASMVVIGEDRKFTAMAKTVGLPVAMAALQILEGKINTPGVQIPIRREVYTPILKELEEQGVIFREKEGAYTGYDLHNVVG, encoded by the coding sequence ATGAAAAACATTTTGATCATCGGAATAGGGAAATCCACGTCTTATCTTATCGATTATCTTTCCAGAAAGGCGGAAAGCAGGGCCATAACTATAACAGTTGGTGATATCAATACGGATAACCTGAAAGCATTACAGGATTCCTACGGAAACATAAATGGTATTCCCCTGGACATTTTTGACAGGGAACAACGCGAAGACGCCGTGAAAAATGCGGACCTCATTATATCGATGTTACCGGCAAGGTTTCATGTGCAGGTGGCCAGGGATTGTATTGCTTACGGGAAGCACCTGGTCACGGCCTCTTACGTCAGCGAGGAAATGCAGGCACTCGATGCGGAGGTCAGGGAAAAGGGACTTGTTTTTATGAATGAGATCGGCCTCGACCCGGGCATAGATCACATGAGCGCGATGCACGTGATTGACCGTATCAGGGACAAAGGCGGAAAAATGCTGTTGTTTGAGTCATTTTGCGGCGGTTTGGTGGCCCCGGAAAGCGATACCAACCTGTGGAACTATAAATTTACCTGGAACCCCAGAAATGTGGTTGTTGCGGGGCAGGGCGGAGCTGCAAAGTTTATTCAGGAGGGTACGTACAAGTATATCCCGTACCACAAACTGTTCAGGCGAACGGAATTCCTCGATGTTGACGGATACGGGGAGTTTGAAGGCTATGCCAACAGGGATTCGCTCAAGTACAGGAAAGCGTACGGGCTTGAAGATGCGTTGACACTCTATCGGGGAACCATGCGAAGAGTCGGTTTTTCCAGGGCGTGGAATATGTTTGTCCAGCTGGGAATGACAGATGACAGCTATGTGATGGACGATACTGAAAACATGAGCTACCGCGATTTTGTAAATGCTTTTCTGCCGTATTCGCCAACCGACTCTGTTGAACTGAAAATGCGGCACTACCTGAAAATAGACCAGGACGATATCATGTGGGAAAAACTGGAAGAACTGGGCCTTTTCAGTGCGGAGAGAAAAGTGGGGTTGAAAGATGCCACACCCGCGCAGATACTTCAGAAAATACTGGAAGAAAGCTGGAGCCTGGAAGAAAACGACAAGGACATGATCGTGATGTATCACAAATTTGGTTATGAACTGGACGGTAAAAAATCACAGATCGATGCCAGTATGGTCGTGATCGGTGAGGACCGCAAATTTACCGCCATGGCCAAAACCGTGGGACTTCCGGTGGCCATGGCCGCACTCCAGATCCTGGAAGGAAAAATAAATACTCCGGGCGTGCAGATACCGATTCGCAGGGAGGTTTATACGCCCATATTGAAAGAACTGGAGGAACAGGGCGTGATTTTCCGGGAAAAGGAAGGCGCATATACCGGGTATGATCTGCATAATGTAGTAGGCTGA
- a CDS encoding DUF423 domain-containing protein, translated as MKKTILCTGAVFGFLAVVLGAFGAHALRGTIGEEALHTFETGVKYQMYHALLLLLIGNLAFLSERAGKTLFWLISAGIVLFSGSIYGLATNNLTAFDFKSIGIVTPIGGTLLIVAWGLLFYNFTRIKTK; from the coding sequence ATGAAAAAAACCATTCTCTGCACCGGAGCGGTCTTCGGATTTCTCGCTGTCGTCCTCGGTGCTTTCGGAGCGCATGCGTTAAGGGGTACTATTGGCGAAGAGGCCCTGCACACCTTTGAGACCGGAGTAAAATACCAGATGTATCACGCCCTGCTCCTGCTCCTTATCGGTAATCTTGCCTTTCTATCCGAACGAGCCGGAAAAACGTTGTTTTGGCTTATAAGTGCGGGGATCGTACTATTCTCCGGTTCCATCTACGGATTGGCCACAAATAATCTCACTGCTTTTGACTTTAAATCCATCGGTATTGTTACTCCTATAGGCGGTACGCTTCTCATCGTGGCATGGGGTCTTCTTTTTTATAACTTTACAAGGATAAAAACCAAATAA
- the pckA gene encoding phosphoenolpyruvate carboxykinase (ATP): protein MINNTLNTKTISLEAYGIENARIRYQLSPEKLHDITIKKGQGVEVSSGALAINTGEFTGRSPKDRFIVKDSITRDHVWWGGINIPFDPVKFDNLYRKMVKYLSGKEVFVRDCYACADTNYRTNIRVITECPWSNLFAYNMFLRPSMDELENFETEWTVINAPDFYADPSEDGTRQHNFAILNFTEKMVLIGGTGYTGEIKKSIFSALNFTLPVYKNTLPMHCSANVGENGETAIFFGLSGTGKTTLSADPDRKLIGDDEHGWTSENTVFNFEGGCYAKVINLCEENEPDIYRAIKKGALLENVVLNNKGQVDFDNTSITQNTRVSYPLDHIRNIQEPSIGYNPKNIFFLTADAFGVLPPISKLTPGQAAYHFISGYTAKVAGTEAGIDEPVPSFSACFGAPFMPLHPTKYAEMLSAKMKTARVNVWLVNTGWTGGPYGTGSRMKLRYTRAMITAALHGQLDNVKFEEHPVFGIAVPQSCPAVPSEVLNPRNTWTDQQAYDKQATGLSRAFKENFSVFAAYANEEILSGAPR from the coding sequence ATGATTAACAACACACTCAACACTAAAACGATTTCGTTAGAGGCATACGGAATCGAGAATGCCAGGATCCGTTACCAGCTTTCCCCGGAAAAGCTGCACGACATCACCATCAAAAAAGGGCAGGGCGTAGAAGTGTCCTCCGGGGCCCTTGCAATAAATACCGGCGAATTTACCGGAAGGTCTCCGAAAGACCGCTTTATCGTAAAAGACAGTATTACCCGCGATCACGTATGGTGGGGAGGTATCAACATTCCGTTCGATCCCGTCAAATTTGACAACCTCTACCGGAAAATGGTAAAATACCTCTCCGGAAAGGAAGTTTTTGTGAGGGACTGCTATGCCTGTGCAGACACCAATTACCGCACGAACATCCGGGTAATTACCGAATGTCCCTGGAGCAATCTTTTTGCTTACAATATGTTCCTTCGACCCTCCATGGACGAACTGGAAAATTTTGAAACGGAATGGACCGTGATCAACGCACCGGATTTTTATGCCGATCCTTCGGAAGACGGTACCAGGCAACACAATTTTGCCATCCTCAACTTCACTGAAAAAATGGTGTTGATCGGCGGTACGGGTTATACGGGTGAAATCAAAAAAAGTATTTTCTCCGCTTTGAATTTTACACTTCCCGTATACAAAAACACCCTTCCCATGCATTGCAGTGCCAATGTTGGTGAAAACGGCGAAACCGCTATTTTTTTCGGGCTTTCGGGCACCGGGAAAACCACTTTGTCTGCCGATCCGGATCGCAAACTCATAGGTGATGACGAGCACGGCTGGACCTCGGAAAACACGGTGTTCAATTTTGAAGGCGGCTGTTATGCCAAGGTCATCAACCTGTGTGAAGAAAACGAACCCGATATATACCGGGCCATTAAAAAGGGGGCATTGCTCGAAAATGTTGTCCTGAACAATAAAGGACAAGTGGATTTTGACAACACATCCATTACACAGAATACCAGGGTTAGTTATCCCCTTGATCATATCAGGAATATACAGGAACCATCCATCGGTTACAACCCGAAAAACATATTTTTCCTTACGGCAGATGCCTTCGGGGTATTGCCTCCCATTTCAAAACTTACACCAGGGCAGGCGGCCTATCACTTTATTTCGGGCTATACGGCCAAGGTGGCCGGCACCGAAGCGGGGATTGATGAACCCGTGCCTTCGTTCTCGGCTTGTTTCGGGGCGCCTTTTATGCCGCTCCATCCCACAAAATATGCCGAGATGCTGAGTGCCAAAATGAAAACTGCCCGCGTAAATGTATGGCTTGTGAATACGGGATGGACCGGAGGTCCTTACGGTACGGGGTCACGAATGAAACTCCGATATACCAGGGCCATGATTACCGCAGCACTGCACGGGCAACTGGACAATGTAAAATTCGAAGAACATCCGGTATTCGGCATTGCCGTACCGCAATCCTGTCCCGCTGTGCCTTCTGAAGTACTCAATCCCCGGAATACCTGGACAGACCAACAGGCTTACGACAAGCAGGCCACGGGACTTTCCAGGGCTTTCAAAGAAAACTTCTCGGTATTTGCGGCTTATGCCAATGAAGAGATCCTGAGCGGAGCACCCCGATAA
- a CDS encoding uroporphyrinogen-III synthase → MKVKTILVSQPEPKVENSPYLQLVEKQKVKIDFRPFIHVEGVNAKEVRQQKIDLTKFTAIVLTSRNSVDHFFRIAEDMRFKVPDTMKYFCQSEAVAYYLQKYVVYRKRKIYVGKRTFQDLAPMVKKYKDEKFLLPSSDVLKREVPETLDGLGVDWKRAILYKTVISDLSDLRNVYYDILVFFSPSGIESLFKNFPDFKQNDTRIAVFGNTTVKAANEAGLRIDIQAPTPETPSMTMALEKYISEANKR, encoded by the coding sequence ATGAAAGTGAAAACAATCCTGGTTTCCCAACCGGAACCTAAAGTGGAAAATTCACCATATTTACAGCTTGTAGAGAAGCAAAAAGTAAAAATAGATTTCAGGCCTTTTATTCATGTTGAAGGGGTTAATGCGAAGGAAGTAAGGCAGCAAAAAATAGATTTAACCAAGTTTACTGCTATTGTACTTACCAGTAGAAATTCTGTGGACCACTTTTTTCGGATTGCCGAGGACATGCGCTTTAAAGTGCCGGATACGATGAAGTATTTCTGTCAGTCTGAGGCCGTGGCATATTACCTGCAAAAATATGTAGTATACCGCAAGCGAAAAATATATGTGGGCAAACGGACGTTTCAGGACCTGGCGCCCATGGTCAAGAAATACAAGGATGAGAAATTTTTACTGCCTTCTTCAGATGTCTTGAAACGGGAAGTTCCGGAAACCCTGGACGGCCTCGGAGTAGACTGGAAAAGGGCGATCCTCTACAAAACGGTGATCAGTGACCTCTCTGACCTTAGGAATGTATATTATGATATACTGGTCTTTTTCAGTCCTTCGGGAATCGAATCCCTGTTCAAGAATTTTCCGGATTTCAAACAAAACGACACCCGTATAGCAGTATTCGGAAATACTACCGTGAAAGCGGCGAACGAGGCAGGGCTGCGCATCGACATTCAGGCGCCTACGCCGGAAACGCCCTCCATGACCATGGCCCTGGAGAAATATATTTCAGAAGCAAATAAAAGATAA
- a CDS encoding DUF4271 domain-containing protein: MEILYREVDKHTIETILLVGCILLITFAKVTHEIRFTRFLGAFVSDKYLKLYGKEQEPNINKFNILLFIVQLIIFGMLMAYTLDYAGIIPKKASLLLVITGLGLFVLFKFYLEKLIATIFDLGYFLEQYNFHKLTYRNLAAIILLPLMAMLIYNPAAKKIVLFVTIGIFVLLNLIAWGRILKKHQKFLFKKLFYFILYLCALEIAPYLIIARVAFFSEGY; this comes from the coding sequence ATGGAAATACTGTACAGAGAGGTCGATAAACATACGATAGAAACCATTCTGCTCGTGGGGTGTATTTTGCTGATAACCTTTGCAAAGGTTACCCACGAAATAAGGTTTACGCGTTTCCTCGGGGCTTTTGTATCAGACAAGTACCTGAAATTGTACGGGAAGGAACAGGAGCCGAACATAAATAAATTCAATATTCTGCTCTTTATTGTACAACTCATTATTTTCGGGATGCTTATGGCATACACGCTGGATTATGCGGGGATTATTCCGAAGAAAGCAAGCCTGTTGCTCGTGATAACCGGGCTGGGCCTGTTTGTATTGTTTAAGTTTTACCTGGAAAAACTCATCGCCACCATTTTTGACCTGGGTTATTTTCTGGAGCAGTACAATTTTCACAAACTAACCTACAGGAACCTGGCAGCAATTATATTGCTTCCTTTGATGGCTATGCTTATTTATAATCCTGCGGCAAAGAAGATTGTTTTATTTGTAACGATCGGGATATTTGTTTTATTAAATCTCATTGCCTGGGGCCGTATACTTAAAAAACATCAAAAATTTCTGTTTAAGAAGTTGTTTTATTTTATTTTGTATCTTTGCGCACTGGAAATAGCGCCTTATCTAATCATTGCCCGGGTGGCATTTTTTAGTGAAGGATATTAA